The proteins below are encoded in one region of Hordeum vulgare subsp. vulgare chromosome 3H, MorexV3_pseudomolecules_assembly, whole genome shotgun sequence:
- the LOC123440192 gene encoding non-classical arabinogalactan protein 31-like encodes MRSYAAVVRAALLVLGALLLPAHHVMADYSAMAPPPPLPKPTSAISTPPLAANVTNISPSLLPPVQLVPPFVVVQGVIYCKSCKSRGYNRGMDASPIQGATVHLVCYGKKVVNVSATVSDEHGYFLVMFYDLDNFNARNCKMYLGTSPTPLCDKPVYPPNKWIGLSLVKETVTSPPVGLQGVYRPTSVLFYGPSAGQHCPFY; translated from the exons ATGAGGAGCTACGCAGCTGTAGTCCGGGCGGCACTGCTCGTCCTTGGCGCGCTGCTACTCCCTGCCCACCATGTGATGGCCGACTACTCGGCCAtggcaccgccgccgccgctgcccaaGCCGACCAGTGCCATTTCCACGCCCCCGTTGGCAGCCAATGTCACGAACATTTCGCCATCGCTGTTGCCGCCTGTTCAGTTGGTGCCACCTTTCGTGGTGGTGCAGGGCGTGATCTACTGCAAGTCTTGCAAATCCAGGGGCTACAACCGCGGCATGGACGCGTCACCGATCCAAG gtGCGACGGTGCATCTGGTGTGCTACGGGAAGAAGGTGGTGAACGTGTCGGCGACGGTCTCGGACGAGCACGGCTACTTCCTGGTGATGTTCTACGACCTGGACAACTTCAACGCGCGCAACTGCAAGATGTACCTGGGCACGTCGCCGACGCCGCTCTGCGACAAGCCCGTCTACCCGCCAAACAAGTGGATCGGGCTCTCGCTCGTCAAGGAAACCgtcacctcgccgccggtggggctGCAGGGCGTGTACCGCCCCACCAGCGTCCTCTTCTACGGCCCCTCCGCCGGACAGCATTGCCCATTTTATTGA